A genomic window from Levilactobacillus yonginensis includes:
- the budA gene encoding acetolactate decarboxylase: MDTTKLFQHGTLALLVPGLLTGTLTMKELLQHGDTGIGTGEGLDGELIILEGQPYQVNSRGEVKVVGDDFTLPFANSHFADYQPLMTVENASKTAFNQQILALSKLDNAFFSVKATGTFTNVKTRAVAKSSQPYQSLAETAKNQSVFTRDSVQGTLIGYYSPQLFDGIAVGGFHHHFLADDRSFGGHLLDFETVTGEVNVQPFSTLEQHLPIDDPDYRAHDFAEDNIKEDVHQAEG, translated from the coding sequence ATGGATACGACAAAATTATTTCAACATGGGACGTTAGCCCTGTTGGTCCCGGGCCTTTTGACCGGAACCCTTACGATGAAGGAATTACTTCAACACGGGGACACTGGCATTGGAACTGGTGAAGGCCTGGATGGTGAGTTGATTATTTTAGAGGGTCAACCCTATCAGGTCAATAGTCGTGGCGAGGTGAAGGTCGTCGGTGACGACTTTACATTGCCATTTGCAAACAGTCACTTTGCCGACTACCAACCCCTAATGACGGTGGAAAATGCCAGCAAAACCGCGTTTAATCAACAGATCCTAGCGCTAAGCAAGCTGGATAATGCGTTCTTCTCGGTCAAGGCAACGGGAACCTTTACCAACGTGAAGACCCGGGCCGTGGCAAAGTCGAGCCAGCCTTATCAGTCCTTGGCAGAAACTGCTAAGAACCAGAGTGTTTTCACTCGGGATAGCGTTCAGGGAACTTTGATCGGCTACTATTCACCGCAGTTATTTGATGGCATTGCCGTCGGCGGTTTTCATCACCACTTCCTGGCAGATGATCGGAGCTTTGGTGGCCACTTGCTGGACTTTGAAACGGTGACTGGCGAGGTCAATGTTCAACCGTTCAGTACGTTGGAACAGCACTTACCGATTGATGATCCGGACTACCGCGCTCACGACTTTGCTGAAGATAATATCAAGGAAGACGTCCATCAAGCTGAAGGGTAA
- the rpoE gene encoding DNA-directed RNA polymerase subunit delta has translation MELKVFEGQNKKELSMIEVAHAILSQHGDVMGFADLANAVQSYLGDSDEEIRDRLSQFYTDLNVDGSFISLGDNLWGLRTWYPFESIDEATVHAEEDEDQPKRKKRKKVNAFLADTTDDDDVIDYDDDDPEDDDNSTYADDDDDDDDTTSGSTPDLGKLQTGLGIDDDDEEDGSEDIPDGIEDQLSQMETPDDDDDESLDFSADDDEADDDNEDDDDQQK, from the coding sequence TTGGAATTAAAAGTCTTTGAGGGCCAGAATAAAAAGGAATTATCAATGATCGAAGTTGCTCACGCCATTTTGTCTCAGCACGGCGACGTGATGGGGTTTGCCGACTTAGCTAACGCCGTCCAATCATACTTGGGCGACAGCGACGAAGAGATTCGTGACCGGCTGTCCCAATTCTATACGGATTTAAATGTCGATGGTAGTTTCATTTCTCTGGGTGATAACCTTTGGGGACTGCGAACTTGGTATCCGTTTGAATCCATCGATGAGGCAACGGTTCACGCTGAAGAAGACGAAGATCAACCTAAGCGTAAGAAGCGTAAGAAGGTTAACGCCTTCTTAGCTGACACGACCGATGACGATGATGTGATCGACTACGATGATGATGATCCCGAAGACGACGACAACAGCACTTATGCTGATGACGACGATGACGATGATGACACCACCAGCGGCTCAACGCCAGACCTGGGCAAGCTCCAGACTGGATTGGGTATCGACGACGATGACGAAGAAGACGGTTCGGAAGATATTCCGGACGGTATCGAAGACCAACTTTCCCAAATGGAAACGCCGGACGACGATGACGACGAAAGTCTCGACTTCTCCGCTGACGATGACGAAGCCGATGATGATAATGAAGATGACGACGATCAACAGAAATAA
- a CDS encoding lipoate--protein ligase family protein — MVPFNLPTDKIQTVTTPIPANQKNQAFGYTNALLDLVPQLQTPILHFWTMQPTVIMGLKDKRLPHLRDAIRAVQGHGYDAVLRNSGGLAVVSDGGVLNVSLFAPLTTPPLSVDAAYSQMMALVAAAWPELALKHYEITNSYCPGDFDLSVNGLKIAGIAQRRSPHALVTMLYLGVNGNQAARGHLVRDFYQAGLAGEENVWDFPDVDPAVMTTTTDLLHQSISLADAETRFIKALTNSGITVGHESLTAAMATSDFANSLEHATVQMARRQPRLTP, encoded by the coding sequence ATGGTTCCCTTTAACCTCCCCACAGACAAAATTCAGACCGTGACAACGCCGATCCCGGCCAATCAAAAAAATCAGGCGTTTGGTTACACCAATGCTCTACTGGACCTCGTACCACAGCTTCAGACGCCCATTCTGCACTTCTGGACGATGCAGCCCACCGTAATCATGGGACTGAAGGACAAACGGCTACCCCACCTTAGAGACGCAATTAGAGCTGTTCAGGGGCATGGCTACGATGCGGTTCTGCGGAACTCCGGTGGTCTAGCTGTCGTTAGCGATGGTGGCGTCCTCAACGTTTCCCTATTTGCCCCACTCACTACACCCCCACTCAGTGTGGACGCTGCGTACAGCCAAATGATGGCTCTCGTAGCCGCTGCTTGGCCGGAACTAGCCTTGAAACACTATGAAATCACTAATTCCTACTGTCCGGGTGACTTCGACCTTAGCGTCAATGGCCTTAAAATTGCTGGAATTGCCCAACGACGTAGTCCACATGCGTTAGTGACGATGTTGTATCTGGGCGTAAATGGCAATCAAGCCGCCCGTGGTCACCTGGTAAGGGACTTTTATCAAGCTGGCCTAGCAGGCGAAGAAAATGTATGGGATTTCCCTGACGTGGACCCGGCCGTCATGACCACCACCACTGACCTTTTACACCAGTCTATCAGCTTAGCCGATGCTGAAACGCGATTTATCAAGGCATTAACCAATTCAGGAATCACGGTTGGTCACGAATCGTTGACTGCCGCTATGGCAACTTCTGATTTTGCAAATTCCCTAGAACATGCGACCGTTCAGATGGCCCGCCGGCAACCCCGGTTGACCCCATAA
- the alsS gene encoding acetolactate synthase AlsS: MTDTKTGAQALIQSMINQGIKYVFGIPGAKVDQLFEGLQYSKDPRTPKLVVTRHEQNAALIAAGIGRLTGKPGVVATTSGPGVSNLTTSLITATAEGDPVIALGGQVPQDDLARLTHQSIPSKELMDAATKSSVEVQNADSLSETFANAYQTAVAPKAGATFVSLPQNVLDDAVTRPEIGAVPVVNQGVADEATVASIVTKIQAAKLPVILAGMRASANDVTAAIRDLLRRVDLPVVETFQGAGVVSRDLVANYFGRVGLFRNQVGDNLLKRSDLVITVGYDPVEYEARIWNTDRTGEVISLDSVVPEITTDYQPEMVVHADVAKTLDAIATKLPSDWKLAPEVQTELTELWQKFTDQTEVPAADDAHGIHPLAIIKALQAAVDDDTTVTADVGSFYIWLARYFRSYQPRHLLFSNGMQTLGVALPWAIAAALERPGQLVVSVAGDGGFLFSGQELETAVRLKIPIVQLIWDDGHYDMVRFQEIAKYGHDAGVDFGPVDYVKYAESFGAKGVRVDHAADLVGTLAKAMHTDGPIVIQIPVDYRDNLKLKSLLLKDVLN; this comes from the coding sequence ATGACAGACACGAAGACGGGCGCGCAAGCCCTAATCCAAAGCATGATCAATCAAGGAATCAAGTACGTTTTTGGGATTCCAGGTGCGAAGGTCGATCAATTGTTTGAGGGACTCCAGTATAGCAAAGATCCACGGACTCCTAAACTAGTTGTCACCCGTCACGAACAAAACGCCGCACTGATTGCTGCGGGAATTGGTCGTTTGACCGGCAAGCCTGGTGTGGTGGCCACTACCTCTGGTCCGGGTGTCTCCAACCTGACGACTAGTTTGATTACGGCGACGGCCGAAGGGGATCCCGTTATCGCCCTAGGTGGCCAGGTGCCGCAAGATGATTTAGCTCGATTGACTCATCAAAGTATTCCCAGCAAGGAATTGATGGATGCGGCCACGAAGTCTAGTGTGGAAGTTCAAAACGCTGACAGCCTGTCTGAAACGTTTGCCAATGCCTATCAGACGGCCGTTGCCCCAAAGGCGGGTGCAACCTTCGTGTCACTCCCGCAAAACGTGTTAGATGATGCAGTGACCCGTCCAGAAATTGGCGCGGTACCAGTGGTTAATCAGGGGGTTGCTGATGAAGCTACCGTAGCTAGTATCGTGACTAAGATTCAGGCCGCAAAGTTGCCGGTTATCTTGGCTGGGATGCGTGCTTCAGCCAACGATGTGACGGCAGCCATTCGGGACTTACTGAGACGGGTAGATTTACCAGTTGTTGAGACGTTCCAGGGAGCCGGCGTGGTGTCGCGTGATCTGGTTGCCAACTACTTTGGACGAGTCGGTTTATTTCGGAATCAAGTGGGAGACAACTTGCTGAAACGTAGTGACCTAGTGATTACTGTGGGCTACGATCCCGTGGAATATGAAGCGCGGATCTGGAATACCGACCGGACTGGTGAAGTCATCAGTTTGGATAGCGTGGTGCCAGAGATCACAACCGATTACCAGCCAGAAATGGTGGTGCACGCTGACGTTGCCAAGACCCTCGATGCCATTGCGACTAAGCTGCCTAGTGATTGGAAGTTGGCACCGGAAGTTCAGACTGAACTGACCGAACTTTGGCAAAAATTCACTGATCAGACGGAAGTACCAGCAGCAGACGACGCCCATGGCATCCATCCGTTAGCCATTATCAAGGCATTACAGGCCGCTGTGGATGATGACACCACGGTCACCGCTGACGTCGGTAGCTTTTATATTTGGCTGGCCCGATATTTCCGAAGCTATCAACCCCGGCATTTACTCTTCAGTAACGGTATGCAGACGTTAGGGGTGGCGTTACCGTGGGCCATTGCGGCCGCGCTTGAACGACCGGGTCAACTCGTCGTCTCCGTTGCGGGTGACGGTGGCTTCCTCTTTTCTGGTCAGGAATTAGAAACGGCCGTTCGCTTGAAGATACCTATTGTACAACTCATTTGGGATGATGGACACTATGACATGGTGCGGTTCCAGGAAATCGCGAAGTACGGTCACGATGCCGGCGTTGATTTCGGTCCCGTTGATTACGTAAAATACGCTGAGAGTTTTGGTGCCAAGGGCGTGCGCGTTGACCATGCCGCTGATTTAGTGGGTACGCTGGCTAAGGCGATGCACACTGACGGACCAATCGTGATTCAGATTCCGGTTGACTACCGTGATAATCTTAAATTGAAGTCCTTACTTTTGAAAGATGTTTTAAACTAA
- a CDS encoding MarR family winged helix-turn-helix transcriptional regulator: protein MKDLGYLAQDISILHRKYYKDTREAFAELGLNPTAACVLLTIHEQPGINQNQVAKSLVIDKGLTTREVNKLQNLTYLTKTAGAGKAQLLSLTATGETVVDQVQTIRRSWWQARFDETGIDAQSPLIPAIEAAVASIVEK, encoded by the coding sequence ATGAAAGACTTAGGCTACCTGGCTCAGGACATTTCCATCCTGCACCGTAAATATTATAAAGATACACGGGAAGCGTTCGCCGAACTGGGGCTGAACCCAACCGCAGCCTGCGTGTTGCTCACGATTCACGAACAGCCCGGTATTAATCAGAACCAGGTGGCCAAATCACTGGTCATCGACAAGGGATTGACCACTAGAGAGGTCAATAAACTCCAAAACTTAACCTACCTGACTAAGACCGCCGGGGCCGGTAAAGCCCAGTTGCTCTCACTGACCGCCACGGGTGAAACCGTGGTTGACCAGGTACAAACTATTCGTCGGAGCTGGTGGCAGGCCCGGTTCGATGAAACCGGCATCGATGCACAAAGTCCCCTGATTCCCGCCATCGAAGCCGCTGTAGCTAGTATTGTTGAAAAATAA
- a CDS encoding DUF1934 domain-containing protein, with protein MDQLSTGVPVMIHLETHIKQNDDVSDYRLDVDGQLVQMGTNLYLRYLEPNNETGEQTPVTMKFTPEGDVHLTRNAEAELRLHFVSGKRVTARYNTPYGIMPIETVTPFLETSFKERPFSGNVKIDYLLYAGEELVGNYKIRLQFTA; from the coding sequence ATGGATCAGTTATCAACGGGGGTGCCCGTCATGATTCACTTGGAAACGCACATTAAACAAAACGACGACGTTTCCGACTACCGCTTGGATGTGGATGGTCAGCTGGTTCAGATGGGGACTAACCTCTACCTGCGCTACCTGGAACCAAATAATGAGACCGGGGAACAGACACCAGTCACCATGAAATTCACGCCCGAGGGTGATGTGCATTTGACCCGTAATGCTGAAGCAGAGTTACGACTCCACTTTGTGAGCGGGAAGCGAGTTACAGCCCGGTACAACACACCTTATGGCATTATGCCGATTGAAACCGTTACGCCATTTTTGGAGACGAGTTTCAAGGAACGGCCGTTCAGCGGTAACGTTAAAATTGATTACCTCCTGTATGCGGGAGAAGAATTGGTTGGTAACTACAAGATTCGATTGCAATTTACGGCATAA
- a CDS encoding CTP synthase, with translation MTKYIFVTGGVVSSLGKGIVAASLGRLLKNRGLNVTIQKFDPYINVDPGTMNPYQHGEVFVTDDGTETDLDLGHYERFIDNNLNKYSNVTTGKIYSEVLEKERRGDYLGATVQVIPHITGMIKEKIMRAGKTLGADFVITEIGGTVGDIESQPFLEAIRQMKSEVGDENVVYIHTTLVPTLHAAHEMKTKPTQHSVRELRSIGIQPNILVVRTEAHITDDMRRKIALFCDVQPSAVIESMDVPTIYSIPLLLQKQGLDQIVLDHFKVEAPKADMTKWAAMVDHMQNLTRTIKIALVGKYVGLHDAYISVAEALQHAGYPVDANIDLQMIDAEKITKDTVADILGDVDGVVVPGGFGDRGIEGMITAIKYVREQDIPYLGICLGMQMASIEFARDVLGYKDANSTEMDPETSHKIIDLMADQTDVHEMGGTQRLGLYPCKLKPGSKAAAAYDNQAMVEERHRHRYEFNNQYRDEMIAKGLVFSGTSPDDHLVEVIELPEKKFFVAAQYHPEFLSRPERPEGLFRDFIAAASKEVKD, from the coding sequence ATGACCAAATATATTTTTGTGACTGGCGGCGTGGTTTCATCACTAGGTAAGGGGATTGTTGCCGCTTCCCTAGGACGGCTTTTAAAGAACCGTGGTTTAAACGTAACCATTCAGAAATTCGATCCGTACATTAACGTGGATCCCGGTACGATGAATCCTTATCAACATGGGGAAGTCTTCGTGACCGACGATGGGACCGAAACGGATTTGGACTTGGGTCATTACGAACGTTTCATTGACAACAATCTGAACAAATATTCCAACGTGACGACTGGTAAGATTTACTCTGAAGTTTTGGAGAAGGAACGTCGCGGTGACTACCTGGGAGCAACTGTGCAAGTGATCCCTCATATCACCGGGATGATTAAAGAAAAGATTATGCGAGCCGGCAAGACGTTGGGCGCAGACTTTGTGATTACCGAAATTGGTGGGACCGTTGGTGATATTGAATCACAGCCGTTCCTAGAAGCAATTCGTCAGATGAAGTCCGAAGTTGGTGACGAAAATGTGGTTTACATTCACACGACTTTGGTACCAACCCTGCACGCCGCACACGAAATGAAGACGAAGCCAACGCAACATTCTGTGCGTGAACTACGGAGTATCGGAATTCAACCCAATATTTTGGTAGTCCGGACGGAAGCTCATATTACGGATGACATGCGTCGTAAGATTGCCCTGTTCTGTGACGTACAACCTTCAGCGGTTATTGAATCGATGGATGTCCCAACAATTTACTCAATTCCATTATTGTTACAGAAACAAGGTTTAGACCAAATCGTCTTAGATCACTTCAAGGTGGAAGCACCCAAGGCTGACATGACGAAGTGGGCGGCAATGGTGGACCACATGCAAAACCTGACACGGACCATCAAGATTGCGTTAGTGGGTAAGTACGTTGGCTTACATGATGCGTACATTTCCGTGGCGGAAGCTTTACAACATGCCGGTTACCCGGTTGACGCCAACATTGACTTACAGATGATTGACGCTGAAAAGATTACGAAAGATACGGTCGCTGATATCTTAGGCGACGTTGATGGTGTCGTGGTTCCTGGTGGTTTCGGCGACCGCGGAATTGAGGGCATGATTACTGCCATCAAGTACGTGCGGGAACAAGACATTCCTTATCTGGGAATTTGCTTGGGGATGCAGATGGCCAGCATTGAATTTGCTCGCGACGTTCTGGGTTACAAGGACGCCAACTCAACGGAAATGGACCCTGAGACTAGCCACAAGATCATTGACCTGATGGCTGACCAGACGGACGTCCATGAAATGGGGGGAACCCAACGTTTGGGCTTATACCCTTGCAAGTTGAAGCCAGGTTCCAAGGCCGCTGCAGCTTACGATAACCAGGCGATGGTGGAAGAACGTCACCGTCACCGTTATGAATTCAACAACCAATACCGCGACGAAATGATTGCCAAGGGATTGGTCTTCTCTGGGACTTCTCCTGACGACCATTTGGTTGAAGTCATTGAATTACCAGAAAAGAAGTTCTTTGTGGCAGCCCAATACCATCCGGAATTCTTATCACGGCCAGAGCGGCCAGAAGGCTTGTTCCGTGACTTCATTGCCGCTGCTAGCAAGGAAGTTAAGGACTAA
- a CDS encoding ATP-binding cassette domain-containing protein — translation MLELKHIKKYYHVGDSVTKALDDVSVAFRSQEFVAILGPSGSGKTTMLNGIGGLDIYDSGDLAIEGKSTKDFSASDWDAYRNNSVGFIFQSYNIISHLSILDNVEMGMTLSGVSNQEKKEKALKALDRVGLTEHINKKPNQLSGGQLQRVAIARAIANEPEILLCDEPTGALYTETSNEIMQLIKELSAERLVIMVTHNPDLARQYADRIIEFADGKIQNDSNPYSEHADAEQFKLKKTRMTFWTALKLSFNNIRTKKGRTALTAFASSIGIIGIAVVLALSNGFQTQINKTQANTLAQFPVTISQTATSTTGTQANDKVKTNNAKRVTAKVSQQDKATHTNKLTKGYLNYVKKLDKNLSKNVTYTYSTGMNLLRQVDGKAKTVSFSNVDNSNSNGPSAMQSAMAANTGVGGSVYPSANDGGTNFLKKHYKLVSGSYPKSANDIILIVDRDGSTNINALKNLGYTAKDNQKFSYGNIVGTKIKVVNNNDYYQSLPTGNYVPNKATNTLYNNNHNMTLKVAGIVKVKSKSSENVLAAGIAYSDKLTQNIIQANKGSKIVKAQKKASDNVITGQSVDKTTKKSLVSYLGGSTTPASILIYPNTFKNKDKVLKYLDKYNQGKSKSDKVIYTDMAGTVSSLTGGLMDAITYVLVAFAGISLVTSMIMIAIITYTSVLERTKEIGILKALGARKKDITRVFDAETFILGVGSGALGVVIAWLLTFPINVVLKSITDLSNVAHLNPVHGIILIIISTVLTMLGGHIPARMAAKKDAATALRSE, via the coding sequence ATGCTGGAACTCAAACATATCAAAAAGTACTACCACGTGGGCGATTCCGTCACGAAGGCTCTAGATGACGTTTCCGTGGCCTTCCGTTCCCAAGAATTTGTGGCCATTCTGGGCCCTAGTGGTTCCGGGAAGACAACCATGCTAAATGGTATTGGTGGCTTAGACATTTATGATTCTGGTGACCTTGCCATCGAAGGTAAGTCTACCAAAGACTTCTCCGCCTCCGATTGGGACGCTTACCGGAACAATTCCGTTGGTTTCATCTTCCAAAGCTATAACATCATCAGTCACTTAAGTATTCTCGACAACGTTGAAATGGGGATGACTCTGAGTGGGGTCTCCAACCAAGAAAAGAAGGAAAAGGCGCTTAAGGCTCTGGACCGCGTTGGCCTAACCGAACACATCAACAAGAAGCCGAACCAACTTTCTGGTGGTCAACTACAACGGGTCGCCATTGCCCGGGCGATTGCCAACGAGCCAGAAATTCTGCTCTGTGACGAACCAACTGGTGCCCTGTATACTGAGACCAGCAACGAAATCATGCAGCTGATCAAGGAACTTTCCGCTGAACGGCTGGTTATCATGGTGACGCATAACCCCGACTTGGCTCGGCAATACGCTGACCGGATCATCGAATTCGCCGATGGTAAGATTCAAAACGACTCGAACCCCTACAGCGAACACGCAGATGCCGAACAGTTTAAGTTGAAGAAAACGCGGATGACCTTCTGGACGGCTTTGAAACTTTCCTTCAATAACATCCGGACCAAGAAGGGGCGAACTGCTTTGACAGCCTTCGCCTCCAGTATCGGCATCATCGGTATTGCCGTCGTCTTGGCCCTGTCCAACGGATTCCAGACGCAGATCAACAAGACTCAGGCCAACACCTTGGCCCAATTCCCGGTCACAATTTCACAGACTGCTACCAGCACCACCGGTACCCAAGCCAACGACAAAGTGAAGACGAACAACGCTAAACGCGTGACGGCTAAAGTTAGCCAACAGGACAAGGCTACTCACACCAACAAGCTTACCAAGGGTTACTTAAACTACGTTAAAAAACTCGATAAGAATTTGAGCAAGAATGTGACGTACACTTACTCGACAGGGATGAACTTGTTGCGTCAAGTGGACGGTAAAGCCAAGACGGTCTCCTTCTCCAACGTCGATAACAGTAACTCTAACGGCCCTAGTGCCATGCAATCAGCCATGGCAGCTAACACTGGTGTCGGTGGTTCCGTCTACCCCAGTGCCAATGATGGTGGCACCAACTTCTTGAAGAAACACTACAAGTTGGTTTCTGGTTCGTATCCTAAGAGTGCCAACGACATTATCTTAATCGTTGACCGCGACGGCTCAACCAACATCAACGCATTAAAGAACCTGGGTTACACTGCCAAAGACAACCAGAAGTTTAGCTACGGTAATATCGTGGGCACTAAGATCAAGGTCGTCAACAACAACGATTACTACCAAAGCCTCCCCACTGGCAACTACGTGCCAAACAAGGCGACAAACACCTTGTACAACAACAATCACAACATGACGTTGAAGGTTGCCGGTATCGTAAAGGTCAAATCTAAGTCCTCTGAAAACGTTCTGGCTGCCGGTATCGCGTACAGCGATAAGTTAACGCAAAACATCATTCAAGCAAATAAAGGTTCCAAGATTGTTAAGGCTCAAAAGAAGGCCAGCGACAACGTCATTACAGGCCAAAGCGTGGATAAGACCACGAAGAAATCGTTGGTCAGCTACTTAGGTGGTTCCACCACACCTGCTAGCATTCTGATCTACCCCAACACCTTTAAGAACAAAGACAAGGTGTTGAAGTACCTCGACAAGTACAACCAAGGTAAGAGCAAATCTGACAAGGTGATTTACACCGATATGGCCGGGACCGTTTCCAGTCTGACTGGTGGGTTGATGGATGCCATCACCTACGTATTGGTCGCCTTTGCCGGCATCTCACTGGTAACCAGTATGATTATGATTGCCATCATCACCTACACGTCCGTGCTTGAACGGACCAAGGAAATTGGGATTCTGAAAGCATTAGGGGCCCGGAAGAAAGACATTACCCGCGTCTTCGATGCTGAAACCTTTATCCTGGGTGTTGGCTCTGGTGCACTGGGTGTCGTCATTGCCTGGTTACTGACGTTCCCAATCAACGTGGTGCTGAAGAGTATCACTGACTTGAGTAACGTGGCCCACCTGAACCCCGTCCACGGTATTATCCTGATTATCATCAGTACCGTCCTGACGATGTTAGGCGGTCACATCCCCGCACGGATGGCGGCCAAGAAGGACGCGGCAACTGCCTTACGTTCTGAATAA
- a CDS encoding IS5-like element ISLpl3 family transposase (programmed frameshift), producing the protein MTTPKRYELEDAQWDRIKGYFPPYRTGRPSSLDNRTALNAILWLMRSGAPWRDLPERYGSWKTVYSRFRAWVSSGLFEQVFLELIEDPDMENLSLDSTIVRAHQKATGGKKNAECMVENQAIGLSRGGRTTKIHALVDGLGNPLGFRLTGGQVHDSQVASELLEGFDISQSNIIADKAYGTAKLRQYIEDKAGVYTIPPKENTKDKWTCDYHVYCERHLIENFFNQLKNFRRIATRYDKLAHVYLATVYIASICILLK; encoded by the exons ATGACAACACCTAAACGATACGAACTGGAAGATGCTCAGTGGGACCGAATCAAAGGATACTTCCCACCATACCGGACTGGCCGTCCATCAAGCCTAGACAACCGTACCGCCCTCAATGCTATCCTCTGGCTCATGCGCAGCGGGGCTCCTTGGCGTGATCTACCTGAACGCTATGGCTCTTGGAAAACGGTGTATAGCCGCTTCCGAGCCTGGGTAAGTTCAGGCTTGTTCGAACAGGTTTTTCTCGAATTGATTGAAGATCCCGACATGGAAAACTTGAGCTTAGATTCAACGATCGTTCGAGCGCATCAAAAGGCCACTGGGG GTAAAAAAAACGCCGAATGTATGGTCGAAAATCAAGCTATTGGACTAAGTCGAGGTGGCCGAACGACCAAGATTCACGCACTCGTTGACGGATTAGGGAATCCCTTGGGTTTTCGCCTAACAGGTGGTCAAGTACATGATAGCCAAGTTGCCAGTGAGTTGCTGGAAGGCTTCGATATTTCTCAATCAAATATTATCGCGGATAAAGCCTATGGCACCGCGAAACTTCGCCAGTATATTGAAGATAAAGCAGGCGTCTATACCATTCCGCCAAAGGAAAATACCAAAGACAAGTGGACCTGTGATTACCACGTTTATTGTGAGCGCCATTTGATTGAGAACTTCTTCAATCAGTTGAAGAACTTTCGTAGGATTGCAACGCGTTATGATAAGCTCGCTCATGTTTATCTGGCTACGGTCTACATTGCCTCAATTTGCATCTTACTTAAGTAG